A genome region from Pseudomonas helmanticensis includes the following:
- a CDS encoding Dyp-type peroxidase, which produces MSYYQPGILATPVPAQARHLFFALESVAALPQAIDNLMNQVDGKSAVVGFGESLAKALDVQIDGLRSFPALTGVGVENPSTQHALWVWLHGVDRGELLNRCNAIEAALAPALRLVEMQEAFRHKDGHDLTGYEDGTENPHDEAAIAAALQSAGTDGMVGGSFAAIQQWQHDLKGFHKLSADDKDNIMGRRLSDNEEIDDAPVSAHVKRTAQESFAPEAFVVRRSMPWIEGDRAGLMFLAFGFSLDAFEAQLRRMSGLEDGITDGLYRISRPITGGYYWCPPLKDGHLDLRALRIG; this is translated from the coding sequence ATGAGTTACTACCAGCCGGGCATTCTCGCCACCCCCGTTCCTGCGCAAGCACGCCACCTGTTTTTCGCCCTCGAGTCGGTAGCAGCACTGCCGCAGGCGATCGACAACCTGATGAATCAGGTGGACGGCAAGTCGGCAGTGGTCGGTTTCGGCGAATCCCTGGCCAAGGCCCTCGACGTACAGATCGACGGCCTGCGCAGCTTCCCGGCGCTGACCGGCGTCGGCGTCGAAAACCCGTCGACCCAACACGCGCTGTGGGTCTGGCTGCACGGCGTCGACCGTGGTGAATTGCTCAATCGCTGCAATGCTATCGAAGCCGCACTGGCGCCGGCCCTGCGCCTGGTCGAAATGCAGGAAGCCTTCCGCCACAAGGACGGCCACGACCTCACCGGTTACGAAGACGGCACGGAAAACCCGCACGACGAAGCCGCCATCGCTGCCGCCCTGCAAAGTGCAGGCACCGACGGCATGGTCGGCGGCAGTTTCGCCGCGATCCAGCAGTGGCAGCACGACCTCAAGGGTTTCCACAAACTTTCCGCCGATGACAAAGACAACATCATGGGCCGGCGCCTCAGCGATAACGAAGAGATCGACGACGCGCCAGTTTCCGCCCACGTCAAACGCACCGCGCAGGAAAGCTTCGCCCCGGAAGCGTTCGTCGTGCGCCGCTCGATGCCGTGGATAGAAGGTGATCGCGCCGGCCTGATGTTCCTTGCCTTTGGTTTCTCGCTGGATGCTTTCGAAGCGCAATTGCGGCGCATGAGCGGTCTGGAAGACGGCATCACCGACGGTTTGTATCGCATCAGCCGACCGATCACTGGCGGCTACTACTGGTGCCCGCCGCTGAAGGACGGCCACCTCGACCTGCGCGCCTTGCGCATCGGCTAA
- a CDS encoding AraC family transcriptional regulator, whose product MNVKVQDPTFELALVSPFLLQTLAEVAQNKGVDPESLCRGLGFTLEDLQDPAQRISYRQAVAMIQRALKVLPNQGLGLWVGAQNVLGTLGLLGHVLSLCKTLRDAFALGIRHQHTSGGIVVSSVDVVGAQVHLDAECRLPFADVQVFAVEEFFASLLVYGRALAGADFKPIAVEFVHAAPDYLSEYHRLLGPEVRFGCLHNRMLIDVQWLDVNLPNHHSLALRQAVALLELEAAQVHQKLDLIQAVERAIARDLSRGSHIEKIAGDLNMSSRTLRRRLTEHALTFEALLEQVRQARTMSLLANPDMPIERITEEVGYSDVRSFRRAFKRWTGLSPSAWRNDANPHPSPLPEGEGADRSVLRVTST is encoded by the coding sequence ATGAATGTAAAAGTCCAAGACCCGACTTTCGAACTGGCGCTGGTCTCGCCGTTCCTCCTGCAAACCCTCGCCGAAGTCGCGCAGAACAAGGGCGTCGACCCTGAAAGCCTGTGCCGTGGCCTGGGCTTCACCCTTGAAGATCTGCAAGACCCGGCGCAGCGAATTTCCTATCGCCAGGCCGTGGCAATGATTCAACGCGCACTCAAAGTGCTGCCCAATCAAGGTTTGGGGCTGTGGGTCGGCGCGCAGAACGTGCTGGGTACGCTGGGTTTGCTTGGGCATGTGTTGTCGCTGTGCAAGACTTTGCGCGATGCCTTTGCCCTCGGGATTCGTCATCAGCACACCTCGGGCGGGATTGTGGTGTCCAGTGTCGATGTGGTCGGCGCTCAGGTGCATCTCGATGCTGAATGTCGCTTGCCGTTTGCCGATGTTCAGGTGTTCGCGGTGGAAGAGTTTTTCGCCAGTTTGCTGGTGTACGGCCGAGCCTTGGCGGGCGCTGATTTCAAGCCGATTGCCGTCGAGTTTGTGCACGCCGCGCCGGATTACCTCAGCGAATACCATCGTCTGCTGGGACCGGAGGTGCGTTTTGGTTGCTTGCACAATCGCATGCTGATCGATGTGCAATGGCTGGACGTCAACCTGCCCAATCATCATTCGCTGGCGCTGCGTCAGGCCGTCGCCTTGCTGGAGCTGGAAGCGGCGCAGGTGCATCAGAAGCTTGATCTGATTCAGGCGGTGGAGCGGGCGATTGCGCGGGATCTGAGTCGCGGCAGCCATATCGAAAAGATTGCCGGTGATTTGAACATGAGCAGTCGCACGTTGCGTCGGCGCTTGACCGAGCATGCGCTGACGTTTGAGGCGTTGCTGGAGCAGGTGCGCCAGGCGCGGACGATGAGTTTGCTGGCCAATCCTGATATGCCGATCGAGCGGATCACTGAAGAAGTCGGCTACAGCGATGTGCGCAGTTTTCGCCGGGCGTTCAAACGGTGGACGGGGTTGAGCCCCAGCGCCTGGCGTAATGACGCCAACCCTCACCCCAGCCCTCTCCCAGAGGGAGAGGGAGCCGACCGCAGTGTCTTGCGAGTTACATCGACCTGA
- a CDS encoding SphA family protein, which yields MHPNRATFPLRLALCLLGGAVTLPALATEAGVDNIGTGTDGFFMLPLEVDSLPENMVAFNLYYNHYKATKLNISSFGGKVPNVEIESTAVIPRLDYLSPVRIFGGRLAGYIAQPWLKQEVSVFGLSDTREGMGDTTIAPIILWDMGKNLTLGAAIEVTVPTGEYSVDRLANTSNNFYTYKPLFSFTWLPTDKTEVSMKTTYSFNEKNKDTDYKSGQIFHFDYSASYKITDDLMLGLNGYYLKQTTDDKQFGHTVQFAGQDVDDGVRGEVFAIGPALHFTFLKYASAEIRWAKEFDVENRPEGEMLWAKVSIPYAF from the coding sequence ATGCACCCGAACCGCGCGACATTCCCCCTGCGCCTGGCCCTTTGCTTGCTGGGCGGCGCCGTGACCCTACCGGCGTTGGCGACCGAAGCCGGCGTCGACAACATCGGCACCGGCACCGACGGTTTCTTCATGTTGCCGCTGGAAGTCGACAGCCTTCCGGAAAACATGGTCGCGTTCAACCTCTACTACAACCATTACAAGGCGACCAAACTCAACATCAGCTCGTTCGGCGGCAAGGTGCCCAACGTCGAAATCGAATCCACTGCGGTGATTCCGCGCCTCGACTATCTGAGCCCCGTGCGGATCTTCGGCGGGCGCCTGGCCGGCTACATCGCCCAGCCGTGGCTGAAACAGGAAGTCTCGGTATTCGGCTTGAGCGACACCCGCGAAGGCATGGGCGATACCACCATTGCGCCGATCATTCTGTGGGACATGGGCAAGAACCTGACGCTCGGCGCGGCCATTGAAGTCACCGTGCCGACCGGCGAATACAGCGTCGATCGGCTGGCCAACACCAGCAACAATTTCTACACCTACAAACCGTTGTTCTCCTTCACCTGGCTGCCGACCGACAAGACCGAAGTGTCGATGAAGACCACCTACAGCTTCAACGAGAAGAACAAGGACACCGACTACAAGTCCGGGCAGATCTTCCACTTCGATTATTCGGCCAGCTACAAGATCACTGATGATTTGATGCTCGGCCTCAACGGCTACTACCTCAAGCAGACCACCGACGACAAACAGTTCGGCCATACCGTGCAGTTTGCCGGGCAGGACGTCGATGACGGCGTGCGTGGCGAAGTGTTCGCCATCGGCCCGGCGCTGCATTTCACCTTTCTCAAATACGCCAGCGCGGAGATTCGCTGGGCCAAGGAATTTGATGTGGAGAACCGGCCAGAGGGTGAAATGTTGTGGGCGAAGGTGAGTATCCCCTATGCGTTCTGA
- the relB gene encoding type II toxin-antitoxin system RelB family antitoxin, which yields MSILLSPFYSEFESEEEAESYDRWFRAKVQAALDDPRPGIPHEEAMVRLDQLLEEKRKNRRAAA from the coding sequence ATGAGCATATTGCTTTCCCCGTTTTATTCTGAGTTCGAATCCGAAGAAGAGGCCGAGAGCTACGATCGCTGGTTTCGTGCCAAGGTGCAGGCTGCACTGGATGATCCTCGCCCAGGCATTCCCCATGAGGAAGCCATGGTGCGGCTCGACCAATTATTAGAAGAGAAACGCAAGAATCGACGCGCTGCCGCTTGA
- a CDS encoding type II toxin-antitoxin system RelE/ParE family toxin: MEQYNSNASAALQRKVGAATQRLSSILYGYRSGRVPGTREMVVNPNYLLVYRVNGHIRILTLVHTRQQYPLISST, encoded by the coding sequence ATTGAACAATACAATTCCAACGCTTCAGCGGCTCTGCAGCGCAAGGTGGGTGCAGCAACGCAAAGGCTTTCATCAATTCTCTATGGTTACAGATCCGGTCGGGTACCGGGCACTCGGGAAATGGTGGTCAATCCAAACTATCTACTGGTCTATCGAGTGAACGGGCACATCAGAATACTGACGTTAGTCCACACTCGACAACAATACCCACTAATCTCATCAACATAA